Genomic window (Synechococcus sp. WH 8016):
GTGTGGTGGCTCCAATCGAGATGGCACTGAATCCATGCCGGTAGCTGCAGCGCAGCGGCATTCATGGCCTCTACAGGATCAACGTTGTCGTCAAAGCTGCGTACCCCTTGCTCTGCAAACAGCTGTTGGTGGAAGGCAAGCGCCTGTTCGTAGGCCTGTGGGTTGCCTTGGCAAAGATCATCAAATTTGGCATGGATGCGGCCGCTGGTGAGCTCTATCAAGTGGCTGCGACAGGCCGACACGTAGCGATCAATTGGATCGCGCCAGATCGCTACCAAGGCTCGGTGCTCTGCGACGGCGCTGAGCTCAGCTGGCCGCAGCCAGTGGGTGCTGGGCAATACGGCCTGATGGATGTCTGCAGTGAGCTGTGCCGTAGGTGTCCCCTGCAGTTGCAGCCAGGCGCGCTTGAGAGTGGAGCAGCCATTTTTAGGAATCCACACCAAGCCAGCATCGGCGCCTAGAGGCAGCAGGGGCGTAAGGGTTTCGCCTTGGCGCAAGCGCAGCTGAATCTGGGCCCAGTCTTCTCCGCTTTGAGCACGCAACCCTGGAATCGGATCGCTGGCTAGTAGCTGAAGAGGTGCTGAGGATGAGCTGTTCATCAGGCGGCCGCGCTTGATTGCTGGGCCAACGGCAAAATTTCGCTGGGTTGTTGGCCCACGCTTGGTGTTCGCCGGCAGATGGTTTCCACTGCGGTTTGGAAGGCCTCTGCCACGCTTTTATCAAGAAAAAGGCGCTGCTTGCGTTCTTGAATCGCTTGTTTCATCGCTTGATAAAAGGCAGGATCGTCGAGCAGTTTGCTGGAGATGGCGATGTAATCGTCGGCGTTGTTGGCGATCAGCTCAGGGAGCTC
Coding sequences:
- a CDS encoding sulfotransferase family 2 domain-containing protein; this translates as MNSSSSAPLQLLASDPIPGLRAQSGEDWAQIQLRLRQGETLTPLLPLGADAGLVWIPKNGCSTLKRAWLQLQGTPTAQLTADIHQAVLPSTHWLRPAELSAVAEHRALVAIWRDPIDRYVSACRSHLIELTSGRIHAKFDDLCQGNPQAYEQALAFHQQLFAEQGVRSFDDNVDPVEAMNAAALQLPAWIQCHLDWSHHTIPQVSYLGGDPRPYATVLGMEQIDWLLQQWGQSAGIQLDTTPQHVSQNLEQANPWRRLHRDQLSPEAIAALHRFYAADWAFLELAQRLLGGVAEAAPHGSQP